A window of Gouania willdenowi chromosome 12, fGouWil2.1, whole genome shotgun sequence contains these coding sequences:
- the LOC114473567 gene encoding kinesin-like protein KIF2A isoform X1, whose amino-acid sequence MAGLFGKIFVGVYVEIKRSDGRVHQAMVTSLHEDNESVTVEWIESGDTKGKEIDLESIFALNPDVVPDEEIPQSPEAPPPSNVAKTSRVPKQHKSQKYSPSTHLRSKSSTRRATAIPKPENVPRENRAAAVGTTRARPSQQIQNQNQSQIQAEPPPPPPPAVAPQQGVNSSLQQQQNARRKSNCVKEVEKLQEKREKRRLQQQELREKRAQEVDVNLPNYEIMCMIRDFRASLDYRPLTTNDLIEDHRICVCVRARPLNKKELTTKDLDVITIPSKDVVMVHEPKQKVDLTRYLENQTFRFDYAFDENSTNEMVYRFTAQPLVETIFERGMATCFAYGQTGSGKTHTMGGDFSGKNQDCSKGIYALSARDVFLMLRKPNYKKMDLQVFATFFEIYSGKVFDLLNRKAKLRVLEDGKQQVQVVGLQERDVKCTEDVLKLIEMGNSCRTSGQTSANAHSSRSHAVFQIILRRRGKMHGKFSLIDLAGNERGADTSSADRQTRLEGAEINKSLLALKECIRALGRNKPHTPFRASKLTQVLRDSFIGENSRTCMIATISPGMASCENTLNTLRYANRVKEFGISPSDIPFSQAGGGGGGGGGAPSDLSPSYEVTELSMHPSAVMEELQGGHMTQLEVLEAQWGVGSSPQRDDLKLLCEQYEEEVSPQLFTFHEAVSQLVEMEEQVLEDHRAVFQESIRWLEDEKVLLEMTEEVDYDVESYATQLEQILDQKIDILTELRDKVKSFRCTLQEEEQASQQITPRRPRAL is encoded by the exons GTCGGGTCCACCAGGCTATGGTCACGTCTCTACACGAGGACAATGAGAGTGTGACGGTGGAGTGGATCGAGAGTGGAGACACCAAAGGGAAAGAG ATTGACTTGGAGAGCATCTTCGCCCTGAATCCAGATGTTGTTCCTGATGAGGAGATCCCTCAAAGTCCAGAGGCTCCGCCTCCTTCCAATGTCGCCAAAACAAGTAGAGTTCCTAAG CAGCACAAAAGCCAAAAATACAGCCCATCGACTCATTTGAGAAGCAAGAGTTCA ACGAGACGAGCCACAGCGATACCGAAGCCAGAGAACGTTCCACGGGAGAACAGAG CGGCGGCCGTAGGAACCACTCGAGCTCGTCCCAGTCAGcagattcagaatcagaatcagagcCAGATTCAGGCAGAGCCCCCACCTCCACCTCCGCCTGCTGTTGCCCCCCAGCAGGGGGTCAACTCCagcctgcagcagcagcagaacg CTCGTAGGAAATCCAACTGTGTGAAAGAGGTGGAAAAGCTGCAGGAGAAACGAGAGAAAAGACGTCTGCAGCAGCAGGAGCTCCGAGAGAAAAGAGCACAG GAGGTGGACGTGAACTTACCAAACTATGAGATCATGTGTATGATCAGAGACTTCAGAGCCAGTCTGGACTACAGACCTCTGACCACCAACGACCTG ATCGAGGATCAcaggatatgtgtgtgtgtccgagCTCGTCCCCTCAATAAAAAAG AGCTGACCACTAAGGATCTGGACGTGATCACTATTCCCAGTAAAGACGTGGTAATGGTTCACGAACCGAAGCAGAAGGTGGATCTGACTCGATACTTAGAGAACCAAACCTTCAGGTTCGACTACGCCTTTGATGAAAACTCCACCAACGAGATGGTGTAcag GTTCACTGCTCAGCCCCTGGTGGAGACCATCTTTGAGCGAGGGATGGCCACGTGCTTTGCCTACGGTCAAACTGGGAGCGGAAAAACCCAC ACGATGGGTGGAGACTTTTCCGGGAAAAACCAGGACTGCTCGAAGGGGATTTACGCTCTGTCAG CCAGAGATGTTTTTCTGATGCTGAGGAAACCAAACTACAAAAAGATGGACCTCCAAGTCTTTGCCACCTTTTTTGAAATTTACAGTGGAAAA GTGTTTGACCTGTTGAACCGTAAAGCCAAGCTGAGGGTTCTGGAGGATGGGAAGCAGCAGGTCCAGGTGGTGGGTCTGCAGGAGCGAGACGTCAAATGTACCGAAGACGTCCTGAAGCTCATTGAGATGGGAAACAGCTGCAG GACGTCAGGTCAGACGTCGGCCAACGCCCACTCCTCACGCAGCCACGCCGTCTTTCAGATCATCCTGCGTAGGCGTGGGAAGATGCACGGGAAGTTCTCCCTCATCGACCTGGCGGGGAACGAGCGTGGGGCGGACACGTCCAGCGCCGACCGGCAAACACGCCTGGAGGGAGCCGAGATAAACAAAAGCCTGCTAGCTCTCAAG gaGTGTATCCGAGCCCTTGGCAGAAACAAACCTCACACTCCCTTCAGAGCCAGCAAGTTAACACAAGTACTGAGAGACTCTTTCATCGGAGAAAACTCAAGAACGTGCAtg ATTGCGACTATTTCTCCTGGAATGGCTTCATGTGAAAACACTCTGAACACGCTGAGATACGCCAACAG AGTGAAAGAGTTTGGCATTAGCCCGTCTGACATCCCTTTCTCTCAGGCTGGAGGAGGGGgcgggggagggggaggggctccaTCTGACCTCTCACCCTCCTATGA gGTAACAGAGCTCAGCATGCATCCCTCAGCAGTGATGGAGGAGCTCCAGGGAGGTCACATGACCCAGCTGGAGGTGCTGGAGGCTCAGTGGGGCGTAGGAAGTTCTCCTCAGAGAGACGACCTGAAGCTTCTCTGTGAACAATAC GAGGAAGAAGTTTCCCCTCAGCTCTTCACGTTCCATGAGGCGGTTTCTCAGCTGGTGGAGATGGAGGAGCAGGTCCTAGAGGACCACAGAGCTGTGTTCCAG GAGTCCATCCGTTGGCTGGAGGATGAAAAGGTTCTGCTGGAGATGACGGAGGAGGTGGATTATGACGTGGAATCATATGCAACTCAACTAGAACAAATCCTGGATCAGAAGATCGACATCCTCACTGAGCTCAGAG ACAAAGTGAAGTCTTTCCGCTGCACGCTGCAGGAAGAAGAACAGGCTAGTCAACAAATCACTCCCAGGAGGCCTCGAGCGCtctga
- the LOC114473567 gene encoding kinesin-like protein KIF2A isoform X2 — protein MAGLFGKIFVGVYVEIKRSDGRVHQAMVTSLHEDNESVTVEWIESGDTKGKEIDLESIFALNPDVVPDEEIPQSPEAPPPSNVAKTSRVPKTRRATAIPKPENVPRENRAAAVGTTRARPSQQIQNQNQSQIQAEPPPPPPPAVAPQQGVNSSLQQQQNARRKSNCVKEVEKLQEKREKRRLQQQELREKRAQEVDVNLPNYEIMCMIRDFRASLDYRPLTTNDLIEDHRICVCVRARPLNKKELTTKDLDVITIPSKDVVMVHEPKQKVDLTRYLENQTFRFDYAFDENSTNEMVYRFTAQPLVETIFERGMATCFAYGQTGSGKTHTMGGDFSGKNQDCSKGIYALSARDVFLMLRKPNYKKMDLQVFATFFEIYSGKVFDLLNRKAKLRVLEDGKQQVQVVGLQERDVKCTEDVLKLIEMGNSCRTSGQTSANAHSSRSHAVFQIILRRRGKMHGKFSLIDLAGNERGADTSSADRQTRLEGAEINKSLLALKECIRALGRNKPHTPFRASKLTQVLRDSFIGENSRTCMIATISPGMASCENTLNTLRYANRVKEFGISPSDIPFSQAGGGGGGGGGAPSDLSPSYEVTELSMHPSAVMEELQGGHMTQLEVLEAQWGVGSSPQRDDLKLLCEQYEEEVSPQLFTFHEAVSQLVEMEEQVLEDHRAVFQESIRWLEDEKVLLEMTEEVDYDVESYATQLEQILDQKIDILTELRDKVKSFRCTLQEEEQASQQITPRRPRAL, from the exons GTCGGGTCCACCAGGCTATGGTCACGTCTCTACACGAGGACAATGAGAGTGTGACGGTGGAGTGGATCGAGAGTGGAGACACCAAAGGGAAAGAG ATTGACTTGGAGAGCATCTTCGCCCTGAATCCAGATGTTGTTCCTGATGAGGAGATCCCTCAAAGTCCAGAGGCTCCGCCTCCTTCCAATGTCGCCAAAACAAGTAGAGTTCCTAAG ACGAGACGAGCCACAGCGATACCGAAGCCAGAGAACGTTCCACGGGAGAACAGAG CGGCGGCCGTAGGAACCACTCGAGCTCGTCCCAGTCAGcagattcagaatcagaatcagagcCAGATTCAGGCAGAGCCCCCACCTCCACCTCCGCCTGCTGTTGCCCCCCAGCAGGGGGTCAACTCCagcctgcagcagcagcagaacg CTCGTAGGAAATCCAACTGTGTGAAAGAGGTGGAAAAGCTGCAGGAGAAACGAGAGAAAAGACGTCTGCAGCAGCAGGAGCTCCGAGAGAAAAGAGCACAG GAGGTGGACGTGAACTTACCAAACTATGAGATCATGTGTATGATCAGAGACTTCAGAGCCAGTCTGGACTACAGACCTCTGACCACCAACGACCTG ATCGAGGATCAcaggatatgtgtgtgtgtccgagCTCGTCCCCTCAATAAAAAAG AGCTGACCACTAAGGATCTGGACGTGATCACTATTCCCAGTAAAGACGTGGTAATGGTTCACGAACCGAAGCAGAAGGTGGATCTGACTCGATACTTAGAGAACCAAACCTTCAGGTTCGACTACGCCTTTGATGAAAACTCCACCAACGAGATGGTGTAcag GTTCACTGCTCAGCCCCTGGTGGAGACCATCTTTGAGCGAGGGATGGCCACGTGCTTTGCCTACGGTCAAACTGGGAGCGGAAAAACCCAC ACGATGGGTGGAGACTTTTCCGGGAAAAACCAGGACTGCTCGAAGGGGATTTACGCTCTGTCAG CCAGAGATGTTTTTCTGATGCTGAGGAAACCAAACTACAAAAAGATGGACCTCCAAGTCTTTGCCACCTTTTTTGAAATTTACAGTGGAAAA GTGTTTGACCTGTTGAACCGTAAAGCCAAGCTGAGGGTTCTGGAGGATGGGAAGCAGCAGGTCCAGGTGGTGGGTCTGCAGGAGCGAGACGTCAAATGTACCGAAGACGTCCTGAAGCTCATTGAGATGGGAAACAGCTGCAG GACGTCAGGTCAGACGTCGGCCAACGCCCACTCCTCACGCAGCCACGCCGTCTTTCAGATCATCCTGCGTAGGCGTGGGAAGATGCACGGGAAGTTCTCCCTCATCGACCTGGCGGGGAACGAGCGTGGGGCGGACACGTCCAGCGCCGACCGGCAAACACGCCTGGAGGGAGCCGAGATAAACAAAAGCCTGCTAGCTCTCAAG gaGTGTATCCGAGCCCTTGGCAGAAACAAACCTCACACTCCCTTCAGAGCCAGCAAGTTAACACAAGTACTGAGAGACTCTTTCATCGGAGAAAACTCAAGAACGTGCAtg ATTGCGACTATTTCTCCTGGAATGGCTTCATGTGAAAACACTCTGAACACGCTGAGATACGCCAACAG AGTGAAAGAGTTTGGCATTAGCCCGTCTGACATCCCTTTCTCTCAGGCTGGAGGAGGGGgcgggggagggggaggggctccaTCTGACCTCTCACCCTCCTATGA gGTAACAGAGCTCAGCATGCATCCCTCAGCAGTGATGGAGGAGCTCCAGGGAGGTCACATGACCCAGCTGGAGGTGCTGGAGGCTCAGTGGGGCGTAGGAAGTTCTCCTCAGAGAGACGACCTGAAGCTTCTCTGTGAACAATAC GAGGAAGAAGTTTCCCCTCAGCTCTTCACGTTCCATGAGGCGGTTTCTCAGCTGGTGGAGATGGAGGAGCAGGTCCTAGAGGACCACAGAGCTGTGTTCCAG GAGTCCATCCGTTGGCTGGAGGATGAAAAGGTTCTGCTGGAGATGACGGAGGAGGTGGATTATGACGTGGAATCATATGCAACTCAACTAGAACAAATCCTGGATCAGAAGATCGACATCCTCACTGAGCTCAGAG ACAAAGTGAAGTCTTTCCGCTGCACGCTGCAGGAAGAAGAACAGGCTAGTCAACAAATCACTCCCAGGAGGCCTCGAGCGCtctga